One Orcinus orca chromosome 7, mOrcOrc1.1, whole genome shotgun sequence genomic window carries:
- the ARL4C gene encoding ADP-ribosylation factor-like protein 4C: protein MGNISSNISAFQSLHIVMLGLDSAGKTTVLYRLKFNEFVNTVPTIGFNTEKIKLSNGTAKGISCHFWDVGGQEKLRPLWKSYSRCTDGIIYVVDSVDVDRLEEAKTELHKVTKFAENQGTPLLVIANKQDLPKSLPVAEIEKQLALHELIPATTYHVQPACAIIGEGLTEGMDKLYEMILKRRKSLKQKKKR, encoded by the coding sequence ATGGGCAACATCTCTTCCAACATCTCGGCCTTCCAGTCCCTGCACATCGTCATGCTGGGTTTGGACTCGGCCGGCAAGACCACGGTGCTCTACCGGCTCAAGTTCAACGAGTTCGTGAACACGGTGCCCACCATCGGCTTCAACACGGAGAAGATCAAGCTGAGCAACGGCACGGCCAAGGGCATCAGCTGCCACTTCTGGGACGTGGGCGGCCAGGAGAAGCTGCGGCCGCTGTGGAAGTCCTACAGCCGCTGCACGGACGGCATCATCTACGTGGTGGACTCGGTGGACGTGGACCGGCTGGAGGAGGCCAAGACGGAGCTGCACAAGGTGACCAAGTTCGCCGAGAACCAGGGCACGCCGCTGCTCGTCATCGCCAACAAGCAGGACCTGCCCAAGTCGCTGCCCGTGGCCGAGATCGAGAAGCAGCTGGCGCTGCACGAGCTCATCCCGGCCACCACCTACCACGTCCAGCCGGCGTGCGCCATCATCGGCGAGGGCCTCACCGAGGGCATGGACAAGCTCTATGAGATGATCCTGAAACGCAGGAAGTCCCTCAAGCAGAAGAAGAAGCGGTAA